In Salarias fasciatus chromosome 9, fSalaFa1.1, whole genome shotgun sequence, the genomic stretch tgaaaacattttcaagttcaaaaaacacattacatGCATTTCTGCATGTAGACATGGAAATAAAACCTGTCTACTTTCTGTTTGATGACTTCACACATGTCCCGGTCCTTGTAAATTCTTTGAATGAGGATGTCTTCCTCAGCTGAGACAACAAAGTCACACCAGTCCATCCCTGTTATCAACATCTGTCCTTGTACTTGTGAGTAATaagcatgtgtttgtttgagctCCAGTTTGCCTGAGTTCATTTTGAGATATGGGCAGTCAACATAGCTTTTGACATTTGGACACTTGATTTCAATCAAACCGAACTGAGATTGCTCAGAAGGGTCAAAAATTAACCCATCTGGGGATGCCCCCAACCAAGAGGCGTCAGGGTGGATTACAAATCCACAGGTATAATGATTGACCCTCTTCAACTGACAATACTCCCAGATGGCATCTGCCTCCATCTCAAGCCCCCTCTTCATAGCTGCAGTCTGGCGGGTCCCCTGCAGCATCCGATCAGCCAGACTGTCTTCAGCATTCTCTCTGACCTGACAGATCTCCCTAAACCTTGATGCAGTAAGTCTCGGCCTCCTTAACTGATACCATTCAGCACATGAACTTTGTGTTCTGGTAGCACACTCATATTTGTGTGCCATGTCCCAAGTTACCTCAAGACTTTTCAGGTGTAGCTGTTGTTGTTCActacaaacaaacatgcagctgGATGGCTGAAGGCGGTAACTGTGGAGAGGTAAAGACGGAGGTGGGGGGGCAGTATGGAAGTGTAGGTCTCTCTTTGCAGTTGCTGGATGCTGATATGACAAAGCACTTCCTGCTTGAACCAGGCCAAGGGAAGATTCAGCCAGAGGAATTTCACAGCTGATGCCCATGCTGCAGATCATTGGCACTTCATCGGCAGAGAACTCCTTATAGACCTCTGTCAGctagcaatataaacatttatctCTTAACAGTGTAAAAGAAAGATGAGTATCAACATTTATTACAAAAGAGCACAACATCCAATAAACATTTGCGTATTTAAATACCCCCCCGGTGTTCACCACTATGGAAAATTTCCCCAGATTTCTTACTGTGAAATTGTATTTTGTTAATCTCTACTCACCTGAAGGACAGAGAGATCTGGTAAATCCCCACTCAGGCCTTTGTAGAATGTGCTCCTGTGTAAAGCATTAAACTTACATAAGTGTCAgacacatattttcatttaaacattaCTCCTGAATATTTCAAATGATGTGTCCGACAGGAAGTTCTATTTTTTATTGCTCAAATATAGTTAGACTTAAGTTTGATCCTGCTGAAAATTTGCAGTGTGAAGGTGGGTTTTCTAGTTATCCATTTTTCCCCAACTTGGACAAGGACTACTTCAGATTCCGATTACTTTATTCATCTCCTAGGGGCAATTCAGTTTGCAGACGAGGGTTGCAGCAGGACAGgacattaaacacacattccTCATACTCGGATCTGTCAATGGTCAGGTAAAGGGTCCAGCAATCAAGTGCAACAGTGACAAAGTGCACAATATCCATACATAcctaaaatgcatttaaaactacaaaacaacactgtcacTGTCATTTAAAAGCCTGATGGCAGAGGGAATAAAAGAGTTGGCATATCAGTTTGTTTTCCTACTGGAAGTGAGATAGCGCCTCCCAGAGGGCATCAACACAAACTGTGTTTCAGTACGTGGTCAGGGTGTGCAACAATATTCTTAGCTTTGCTGgacaacatgttttgttttttactgacAGCCCATGATACACAAGAAAAAGGTTAAAAGACTCTCGATAAAAgaacgatttaaaaaaaaaaaaaaaacgggtttAGATACATTACAAGAGTTCAGATTCCACAGCAGGGCTTTTTTTGAAATGACCtccgtgtttttatcaaacTTGAGGTTAGAGTCGAATATTGTGCCCAAGTATATGAAGGTGTCTACGATTTCGGCCTCCTCTTTGTTTATAatcctgacttcctgttttgcaAGTTTTTTCCTGAAGTCAATTATCATGTCTTCTGTTTTAGTAACATTGACATCAAGACAATTGTCATCGCACCATGTGACAAAATCAGACAGCACTCTGTCATGCCCTGATTCAGAGCCTTGTAAAAGGGACAACAGAACACTGTCGTCTGAAAACTTGACCAGATACCTGCCCTCCTGGCTGGATCTGCAGGCGTCTGTATACATAATGTACAGCAAGAGCGAGAGAACACAGCCCTGAGGTGAACCAGTGCTGGAGGTGACACAGGCGGAAATTTGGACATTCGCTAAAACGCGCTGAACTCTATCagttaaaaagtttaaaagtaaCAATAAAATCTACTCTGAGAGGTTAAAATACGATGCTAAACGTCCAATTAAAATATCTGGTTGCATCTTATTAAAAGCAGAAGACAAATCATCAAACAAAATTCTGACTGGGACCAGGGTCTTTCTAAATGTTCATAAATTTTatccaaaataaaaatcttaGCATTGTACAACAAGCAGTTTTCATGACTCATTTCATTAAGCTCTTACCTTACACCCTCTGTTGTTGTTCCAGACTTTGGCTTAGCTGACAGCACATGCATCTTGTCCACAGGGCCTGGCTTTACACCCTATCAATCATAGGGAGAATATAGTTTATAATATATCATCCCAACACATGGAAATTTTAAATATGCCCTTTTTCTTGACTTACCAAAGTTCTCGGCTTGTGCCATTGCTGTTCTCCCTCGGTACAGCTGAGCACAGGGGGAACCACTGGCGCCTGCAGCTGGGAATAATGTGCTGACTGGAACAGCAGGGCCACACAGTGGTTACACATAGCTGCTCCAGCCACACATGTGCAGCTGTGATGCATCAGCTCTACAGGACTGGAATCTTTCAATACCACCTGCAAAAGTAAATTTTGTAGTTAATACTTGTTGACCATGGCTTGTTCATTGTTGGTCATTCATTTAGGGAGCAAGCTGGGTTTTTGACAATATTCCTACATCAGTTAGtgttgattcatttttttaatgttcgaACACTACTAGATCTATACTTCTGAAGTTCTCATCAATGTCTTTGTCCTGATTTGGCCTTATTCTTACAAGACCAGCTTGCACCTTAAGGGAGTGACTATGTTTAAGTAAAACTTAGCTAACAACAACAGTGAAAAGCACACAATGTCAAAATAACTGGTAAACAAAATATGAATCACAACATATTAACCCAGTCGACATTAGCTAAAATACACTTACCTGCTTTTGTAGATTCTGATATTTTATTCTATTAAGAACAAATCTGAATGACCCAAGGAACATTGGGAACAATGGATTAATAAATAAGTAGTTGTaacaacaacattaaaacaagaACGCATGCAGTAACCCAGTGGGGACCAGCAAGATAAACTTACTTGAGTTTACAGTAAGAATTCATTACCTTAGCCAGGTCCCCAAGAACATCAGGAACACTGGGTTGTAAAAAGCAACCGCTTTTAACTTGTATCGATTCGACATTTACCATACACTTAAACTGTGTGGCTTCTCAGCTCTCTTCATTGAACGGTAACAAAACGCTCTGATAACAACTTCACCCGTGCCCTGATCTTTGTTTGATACTGTAAGAGGCATAGGTAAATGCAGTCAGCACAAAAAATGACGTTTAGAATCAGTAAAGAGCAAAACAACCACAATGTGGGAGAACTACCAGGTCGCTAACATTAGCGAGGCAGCTAACGGCACGTACTTACCCTCGTACTGGTGCAAGTAACTTGATATATATAGTTTAAAACCTTTCTCCCGCTTACTCTTGGGAGCGGGGGAGTGGGCATCCACGATGCGGTGAACATCATTGCTTGATATTTTGGGCAAGTTGTGAAGACATCTCGTGAAGTTCATCTTGAAAATGCGAGCTGGACGGCAGGCGGAAACAAATCTGCCGGTCTCTGGCACAAACGCAAGTACGTCACGAGACTTGTGCACGGAGTCAATCGGCTTttttgccaaccgttccttgaaaaacggaatcgttccgtatttggatgtaaaagtgtgcgttccgtactgagatgaaaaggaacgcactttgttccgtatttttgtgagagtcaaaacgtgagaaaaggaacttgcgcttttttttgaaaacttacggtaaattgttcaccggctctctgacgttctgtgaccaatgagctgacagagatggctcgacaacacagaatcactcttatctcattggttaaaaaaagaccgttcctagtaggctacggcagttcattggtcacagagcgcatgggaagaaggaaatcaaaacattaaagcagcgcagcatggcttccagagacatgtaagtttgtgccgttt encodes the following:
- the LOC115394311 gene encoding uncharacterized protein LOC115394311 isoform X1, with the translated sequence MMFTASWMPTPPLPRVSGRKVLNYIYQVTCTSTRVVLKDSSPVELMHHSCTCVAGAAMCNHCVALLFQSAHYSQLQAPVVPPVLSCTEGEQQWHKPRTLGVKPGPVDKMHVLSAKPKSGTTTEGVRSTFYKGLSGDLPDLSVLQLTEVYKEFSADEVPMICSMGISCEIPLAESSLGLVQAGSALSYQHPATAKRDLHFHTAPPPPSLPLHSYRLQPSSCMFVCSEQQQLHLKSLEVTWDMAHKYECATRTQSSCAEWYQLRRPRLTASRFREICQVRENAEDSLADRMLQGTRQTAAMKRGLEMEADAIWEYCQLKRVNHYTCGFVIHPDASWLGASPDGLIFDPSEQSQFGLIEIKCPNVKSYVDCPYLKMNSGKLELKQTHAYYSQVQGQMLITGMDWCDFVVSAEEDILIQRIYKDRDMCEVIKQKVDRFYFHVYMQKCM
- the LOC115394311 gene encoding uncharacterized protein LOC115394311 isoform X2; this translates as MHHSCTCVAGAAMCNHCVALLFQSAHYSQLQAPVVPPVLSCTEGEQQWHKPRTLGVKPGPVDKMHVLSAKPKSGTTTEGVRSTFYKGLSGDLPDLSVLQLTEVYKEFSADEVPMICSMGISCEIPLAESSLGLVQAGSALSYQHPATAKRDLHFHTAPPPPSLPLHSYRLQPSSCMFVCSEQQQLHLKSLEVTWDMAHKYECATRTQSSCAEWYQLRRPRLTASRFREICQVRENAEDSLADRMLQGTRQTAAMKRGLEMEADAIWEYCQLKRVNHYTCGFVIHPDASWLGASPDGLIFDPSEQSQFGLIEIKCPNVKSYVDCPYLKMNSGKLELKQTHAYYSQVQGQMLITGMDWCDFVVSAEEDILIQRIYKDRDMCEVIKQKVDRFYFHVYMQKCM